Proteins encoded together in one Bradyrhizobium sp. CB82 window:
- a CDS encoding molybdopterin cofactor-binding domain-containing protein has protein sequence MNFIDNPKKLHGFEKHVRIEKISRRSILKGLGVTGGFVLAAPVMSRQAFAYETGAGKMPHGVVVDPRVFVAVAPDGIVTIVAHRSEMGTGVRTSLPLIVAEEMEADWSRVKVQQAHGDEVKFGNQDTDGSRSTRHYLIPMRQIGASARIMLEQAAAKRWGVPATEVKAVNHEVVHGASGRKLGFGELAADAAKESLPSVDSLKLKDPKDFRYLTKGQISIVDLHDITTGKAGYGADVRLPGMKYAVIARPPVTGGKPVSFDPADALKVSGVEKVMQVRGWPWPSKFQPLGGVAVIARNTGAAIKGRDALKIVWDDGPNGKYESVAYRKELEEAARKPGLVVRKEGDADAALKSADKVIVGEYYIPHLAHVSMEPPVAVADVKGDKAEIWAPVQSPGGTREDVAKTLGIPEANVTVNVTLLGGGFGRKSKCDYALEAALLSKELGAPVKVQWTREDDIHNGFLHTVSVERIEAGLDKSGKVIAWRHRSVAPSIASTFAAGTVHQASFELGMGLVDMPFEIANISCENPEAAAHTRIGWFRSVSNIPRAFAVQSMVGEIAQATGRDQKDMLLDLIGSPRIVQLASVKDLWNYGEPYDSYPIDTARLRKVVELVAEKGEWGRQVPKGHGLGIAAHRSFVSYIATIVEVAVDDKGKLTIPRVDTAIDCGTFVNPERIQSQIEGAAIMGLSLAKYGEITFRDGKVQQKNYDDFPVIRMDESPLVTNVHIVPPGPGTPPSGVGEPGVPPFAPALINAIFAATGKRIRSLPIGKQLEA, from the coding sequence ATGAATTTCATCGACAATCCAAAGAAGCTTCATGGCTTCGAGAAGCATGTCAGGATCGAGAAGATTTCCCGCCGCAGCATCCTGAAGGGACTGGGCGTCACTGGCGGCTTCGTGCTCGCCGCGCCCGTGATGTCGCGCCAGGCCTTCGCCTATGAGACCGGCGCCGGGAAGATGCCGCACGGCGTCGTGGTCGACCCGCGCGTGTTCGTCGCGGTCGCGCCCGACGGCATCGTGACCATCGTCGCGCACCGCTCCGAGATGGGCACCGGCGTGCGCACCAGCCTGCCGCTGATCGTCGCTGAGGAGATGGAAGCCGACTGGTCGAGGGTCAAGGTCCAGCAGGCCCATGGCGACGAGGTCAAGTTCGGCAACCAGGACACCGACGGCTCCCGCAGCACGCGGCACTATCTGATCCCGATGCGCCAGATCGGCGCTTCTGCGCGCATCATGCTGGAGCAGGCCGCAGCCAAGCGCTGGGGCGTGCCGGCAACGGAAGTGAAGGCGGTCAATCACGAGGTCGTTCACGGCGCGAGCGGACGCAAGCTCGGCTTCGGCGAGCTCGCAGCCGACGCAGCCAAGGAATCCTTGCCGAGCGTCGACAGCCTCAAGCTGAAGGACCCCAAGGATTTCCGTTACCTCACCAAGGGCCAGATCAGCATCGTTGACCTCCACGACATCACCACAGGGAAGGCGGGCTACGGCGCCGACGTGCGGCTGCCCGGCATGAAATACGCCGTCATCGCGCGCCCGCCGGTGACCGGCGGCAAGCCGGTCTCGTTCGACCCGGCCGACGCATTGAAGGTCTCGGGCGTCGAGAAGGTGATGCAGGTGCGCGGTTGGCCGTGGCCCTCGAAATTCCAGCCGCTCGGCGGCGTGGCCGTGATCGCCCGCAATACGGGTGCGGCGATCAAGGGCCGCGATGCGCTGAAGATCGTCTGGGACGACGGGCCGAACGGCAAGTACGAGTCGGTCGCCTACCGCAAGGAGCTCGAGGAGGCCGCGCGCAAGCCCGGTCTCGTCGTGCGCAAGGAGGGCGATGCGGACGCTGCGCTCAAGAGCGCCGACAAGGTGATCGTCGGCGAGTACTACATTCCTCACCTCGCCCATGTCAGCATGGAGCCGCCGGTGGCGGTTGCCGACGTCAAGGGCGACAAGGCGGAGATCTGGGCGCCGGTGCAGAGCCCGGGCGGCACCCGCGAGGACGTCGCCAAGACGCTCGGCATCCCGGAAGCGAACGTCACCGTGAACGTGACGCTGCTCGGCGGCGGCTTTGGCCGCAAGTCGAAATGCGACTATGCGCTCGAGGCCGCCCTGCTCTCCAAGGAGCTCGGCGCGCCCGTGAAGGTGCAGTGGACGCGCGAGGACGACATCCACAACGGCTTCCTGCACACCGTCTCGGTCGAGCGCATCGAGGCGGGCCTCGACAAGAGCGGCAAGGTGATTGCCTGGCGCCACCGTAGCGTCGCCCCCAGCATCGCCTCGACGTTTGCGGCGGGAACCGTACATCAGGCCTCGTTCGAGCTCGGCATGGGCCTCGTCGACATGCCCTTCGAGATCGCCAACATCTCCTGCGAGAATCCGGAAGCGGCCGCGCATACCAGGATCGGCTGGTTCCGCTCGGTGTCAAACATCCCGCGTGCCTTCGCCGTGCAGTCGATGGTCGGCGAGATCGCGCAGGCCACCGGCCGCGACCAGAAGGACATGCTGCTCGACCTGATCGGCTCGCCCCGCATCGTCCAGCTGGCCTCGGTGAAGGACCTCTGGAACTATGGCGAGCCCTATGACAGCTACCCGATCGACACCGCGCGCCTGCGCAAGGTGGTCGAGCTGGTGGCCGAGAAGGGCGAATGGGGCCGCCAGGTGCCGAAGGGCCATGGGCTCGGCATCGCCGCGCACCGCAGCTTCGTCAGCTACATCGCGACGATCGTGGAGGTGGCCGTCGACGACAAGGGCAAGCTGACGATCCCGCGGGTCGATACCGCCATCGACTGCGGCACCTTCGTCAATCCCGAGCGCATCCAGTCCCAGATCGAGGGCGCTGCGATCATGGGCCTGAGCCTCGCCAAATATGGCGAGATCACCTTCAGGGACGGCAAGGTCCAGCAGAAGAACTATGACGACTTCCCGGTGATCCGGATGGACGAATCTCCGCTGGTGACCAACGTTCATATCGTGCCACCTGGGCCCGGCACGCCGCCGAGCGGCGTCGGCGAGCCCGGCGTGCCGCCATTCGCGCCGGCGCTGATCAACGCGATCTTCGCCGCGACCGGCAAGCGCATCCGCTCCTTGCCGATCGGCAAGCAATTGGAGGCGTAG
- a CDS encoding (2Fe-2S)-binding protein, translating to MIKIKINGQEQSWDGDPDLPLLWFLRDEVGLTGTKFGCGQALCGACTVIVDKEAVRSCITSVNDVAGREVTTIEGLHPNGDHPVQKAWRQVNVPQCGFCQAGQIMQAAALLMDNPKPSHDQIREAMAGNICRCGCYQRIENAVHLASTGA from the coding sequence ATGATCAAGATAAAAATCAACGGCCAGGAGCAAAGCTGGGATGGCGACCCGGATCTTCCGCTGCTCTGGTTTCTCCGCGACGAGGTCGGGCTGACCGGCACCAAATTCGGCTGCGGCCAGGCGCTGTGCGGCGCCTGCACCGTCATCGTCGACAAGGAGGCGGTCCGCTCCTGCATCACTTCGGTCAATGACGTTGCGGGCCGCGAGGTCACGACCATCGAAGGCCTGCATCCGAACGGCGATCATCCCGTGCAGAAGGCGTGGCGCCAGGTCAACGTTCCCCAATGCGGCTTCTGCCAGGCCGGCCAGATCATGCAGGCAGCGGCGCTGCTGATGGACAATCCAAAGCCGTCACATGACCAGATCCGCGAGGCGATGGCGGGCAACATCTGCCGCTGCGGCTGCTACCAGCGAATCGAGAACGCCGTTCATCTCGCATCGACGGGGGCGTGA
- the gfa gene encoding S-(hydroxymethyl)glutathione synthase, whose translation MTVALHPLIDNGLKQGSGSFAGGTLVCKCKDHPVKVGIKGDVAHNHACGCTKCWKPQGAMFSVVAVVPRQNVTVLENGDKLQIVDPSAVIQRYACKACGTHMYGRIENKDHPFYGLDFIHPELFQEQGSQAPQFAAFVSSVIESGVKPEQMAGIRSRLKEIGLEPYDCLSPALMDAIATHVAKAKAA comes from the coding sequence ATGACTGTTGCTCTCCATCCCTTGATCGACAATGGCCTGAAACAAGGCAGCGGCAGCTTTGCCGGCGGCACGCTGGTCTGCAAATGCAAGGACCACCCGGTCAAGGTCGGCATCAAGGGCGACGTGGCGCACAACCACGCCTGCGGCTGCACCAAGTGCTGGAAGCCGCAGGGCGCGATGTTCTCCGTCGTCGCCGTGGTGCCGCGCCAGAACGTCACCGTGCTCGAGAACGGCGACAAGCTGCAGATCGTCGATCCGTCGGCGGTGATCCAGCGCTACGCCTGCAAGGCCTGCGGCACGCACATGTACGGCCGTATCGAGAACAAGGACCACCCGTTCTACGGCCTCGACTTCATCCATCCCGAACTGTTCCAGGAGCAGGGCTCGCAGGCGCCGCAATTTGCCGCCTTCGTCTCCTCGGTGATCGAATCGGGCGTCAAGCCGGAGCAGATGGCCGGCATCCGTTCGCGGCTGAAGGAAATCGGGCTCGAGCCCTATGACTGCCTGTCGCCGGCGCTGATGGACGCGATTGCGACCCATGTCGCGAAGGCCAAGGCCGCTTAG
- a CDS encoding S-(hydroxymethyl)glutathione dehydrogenase/class III alcohol dehydrogenase, with protein MKTRAAVAFEAKKPLEIVEVDLEGPKAGEVLVEIKATGICHTDAYTLDGFDSEGIFPSILGHEGAGIIREIGAGVTSVKPGDHVIPLYTPECRQCKSCLSGKTNLCTAIRATQGKGVMPDGTSRFSHKGKPIYHYMGCSTFSNFTVLPEIAVAKIREDAPFDKSCYIGCGVTTGVGAVVNTAKVTPGSNVVVFGLGGIGLNVIQGAKMAGADKIIGVDINDSKEDWGRKFGMTDFVNPKKVTGDIVQHLVTLTDGGADYTFDCTGNTTVMRQALECCHRGWGTSIIIGVAEAGKEIATRPFQLVTGRNWRGTAFGGARGRTDVPKIVDWYMNGKIQIDPMITHVLKLEDINKGFDLMHEGKSIRSVVVY; from the coding sequence ATGAAGACACGTGCCGCGGTCGCTTTCGAAGCAAAAAAGCCGCTTGAAATCGTCGAGGTCGATCTGGAAGGACCGAAGGCCGGCGAAGTTCTGGTCGAGATCAAGGCGACCGGAATCTGCCACACCGATGCCTACACGCTCGACGGTTTCGACAGCGAAGGAATCTTCCCCTCGATCCTCGGCCACGAGGGCGCCGGCATCATCCGCGAGATCGGCGCAGGCGTGACCTCGGTGAAGCCTGGCGATCACGTCATCCCGCTCTACACGCCCGAATGCCGGCAGTGCAAAAGCTGCCTGAGCGGGAAGACCAACCTTTGCACCGCGATCCGCGCGACGCAGGGCAAGGGCGTGATGCCCGACGGCACCAGCCGCTTCTCCCACAAGGGCAAGCCGATCTATCACTATATGGGCTGCTCGACCTTCTCGAACTTCACGGTGCTGCCTGAGATCGCAGTCGCCAAGATTCGCGAGGATGCCCCCTTCGACAAGAGCTGCTACATCGGCTGCGGCGTCACGACCGGCGTCGGCGCCGTCGTCAACACCGCCAAGGTCACGCCGGGCTCCAACGTCGTGGTGTTCGGCCTCGGCGGCATCGGTCTCAACGTCATCCAGGGCGCCAAGATGGCCGGGGCCGACAAGATCATCGGCGTCGACATCAATGACTCCAAGGAGGATTGGGGCCGCAAGTTCGGCATGACGGACTTCGTCAACCCCAAGAAGGTAACCGGCGACATCGTGCAGCATCTGGTGACGCTGACCGACGGCGGCGCCGACTACACCTTCGACTGTACCGGCAACACCACTGTGATGCGCCAGGCCCTGGAGTGCTGTCATCGTGGCTGGGGAACATCGATCATCATCGGCGTTGCGGAAGCCGGCAAGGAGATCGCCACCCGCCCGTTCCAGCTCGTCACCGGGCGCAACTGGAGAGGCACGGCGTTCGGCGGCGCGCGCGGCCGCACCGACGTGCCCAAGATCGTCGACTGGTACATGAATGGAAAGATCCAGATCGATCCCATGATCACCCACGTGCTGAAGCTCGAAGACATCAACAAGGGCTTCGACCTGATGCACGAGGGCAAATCGATCCGTTCGGTCGTCGTCTACTAA
- a CDS encoding c-type cytochrome, methanol metabolism-related translates to MILVASGGIAFADGTGDPGAVKQNENGEWLDKEGNPTYKISADGTVDWYTYSGYRRYHSDCHVCHGPDGMGSTYAPALKDSLKTMSYADFLGVVASGRKNVSTAAENVMPAFGDNPNVACYMDDLYVYLRARSNEAWGRARPGKHEDKTEAYTKAEDSCMGRK, encoded by the coding sequence ATGATCTTGGTCGCGTCCGGAGGAATTGCTTTCGCGGACGGCACGGGCGACCCGGGCGCCGTTAAGCAAAACGAGAATGGTGAGTGGCTCGATAAGGAAGGAAACCCGACCTATAAGATCTCGGCCGACGGCACCGTTGACTGGTACACCTATTCCGGATACCGCCGCTATCATTCGGACTGCCACGTCTGCCATGGCCCGGATGGAATGGGATCGACCTACGCGCCGGCATTGAAGGACTCCCTGAAGACGATGAGCTATGCCGACTTCCTCGGCGTCGTCGCCTCGGGCCGCAAGAACGTCTCCACCGCCGCGGAGAACGTCATGCCGGCGTTCGGCGATAATCCGAACGTGGCCTGCTACATGGACGATCTCTACGTCTATCTGCGCGCCCGTTCCAACGAAGCCTGGGGCCGCGCGCGGCCGGGCAAGCACGAGGACAAGACTGAGGCCTATACAAAGGCAGAAGACTCCTGCATGGGCAGGAAATGA
- the xoxF5 gene encoding lanthanide-dependent methanol dehydrogenase XoxF5 encodes MRKVLLATFLGSAAALAVGNASANDELIKMSQNPKDWVMPTGDYANTRYSKLNQINAQNVGKLQVAWTFSTGVLRGHEGGPLIIGNMMYVHTPFPNKVYALDLSNENRIVWKYEPKQDPNVIPVMCCDTVNRGLAYGDGKILLHQADTTLVALDAKTGQVAWTVKNGDPTKGETGTSAPMVVKDKVLIGISGGEFGVQAHMTAYDLKTGKQVWRGYSEGPDDQILVDDKTTALGKPIGKDSSLKTWQGDQWKIGGGATWGWISYDPELNLIYYGSGNPSTWNPKQRPGDNKWSMTIWARNPDTGVAKWVYQMTPHDEWDYDGVNEMILSDQQINGQARKLLTHFDRNGLGYTLDRATGELLVAEKYDPKVNWTSGVDMDKNSPNYGRPKVLDAASTEKGGEDHNTKGICPAALGTKDEQPAAYSPDTQLFYVPTNHVCMDYEPFKVSYTAGQPYVGATLSMYPPQGDANMGNFIAWDGKTGKIVWSNKEQFSVWSGALATAGGVVFYGTLEGYLKAVDAKTGKELYKFKTPSGIIGNVTTYENGGKQYIAVLSGVGGWAGIGLAAGLTDPTAGLGAVGGYAALGNYTALGGTLTVFSLPN; translated from the coding sequence ATGCGCAAGGTGCTACTGGCGACGTTTCTTGGCTCTGCCGCGGCTTTGGCCGTCGGCAACGCTTCAGCAAATGATGAACTGATCAAGATGTCGCAGAACCCGAAAGACTGGGTGATGCCGACGGGCGACTATGCCAACACCCGCTATTCGAAATTGAATCAGATCAACGCACAGAATGTCGGCAAGCTTCAGGTCGCCTGGACCTTCTCGACCGGCGTACTGCGCGGCCATGAAGGCGGCCCGCTGATCATCGGCAACATGATGTACGTCCATACGCCGTTCCCGAACAAGGTCTACGCCCTTGACCTTTCCAACGAGAACAGGATCGTCTGGAAGTACGAGCCCAAGCAGGATCCGAACGTCATCCCGGTGATGTGCTGCGACACGGTTAACCGCGGTCTAGCCTATGGCGACGGAAAGATCCTCCTGCACCAGGCCGACACCACGTTGGTTGCGCTCGATGCCAAGACCGGCCAGGTCGCCTGGACTGTGAAGAACGGCGATCCCACCAAGGGCGAGACCGGGACCTCGGCGCCGATGGTCGTCAAGGACAAGGTGCTGATCGGCATTTCCGGCGGCGAATTCGGCGTGCAGGCTCACATGACGGCCTACGACCTCAAGACCGGCAAGCAGGTCTGGCGTGGCTACTCGGAAGGGCCGGATGATCAGATCCTGGTCGACGACAAGACCACGGCTCTGGGCAAGCCGATCGGCAAGGACTCGAGCCTCAAGACCTGGCAGGGCGATCAGTGGAAGATCGGCGGCGGCGCCACCTGGGGCTGGATCTCCTACGATCCCGAGCTCAACCTGATCTATTACGGATCGGGCAATCCCTCGACCTGGAATCCGAAGCAGCGTCCGGGCGACAACAAATGGTCGATGACGATCTGGGCGCGCAATCCCGACACCGGCGTGGCCAAATGGGTCTATCAGATGACGCCCCATGACGAATGGGACTACGACGGCGTCAACGAGATGATCCTCTCGGATCAGCAGATCAACGGCCAGGCGCGCAAGCTGCTGACGCACTTCGACCGCAACGGTCTCGGCTACACGCTGGATCGTGCAACCGGCGAGCTGCTGGTCGCCGAGAAGTACGATCCGAAGGTGAACTGGACCTCCGGTGTCGACATGGACAAGAACTCGCCGAACTATGGTCGTCCGAAGGTTCTTGACGCGGCCTCGACCGAAAAGGGCGGCGAGGATCACAACACCAAGGGCATCTGCCCGGCCGCGCTCGGCACCAAGGACGAGCAGCCGGCAGCCTACTCGCCCGACACGCAGCTGTTCTACGTTCCGACCAACCACGTCTGCATGGACTACGAACCGTTCAAGGTCAGCTACACCGCGGGCCAGCCCTATGTGGGTGCGACGCTCTCGATGTATCCGCCGCAGGGCGATGCCAACATGGGCAACTTCATCGCCTGGGACGGTAAGACCGGCAAGATCGTGTGGTCCAACAAGGAGCAGTTCTCGGTCTGGTCGGGTGCGCTCGCGACCGCCGGCGGCGTGGTGTTCTACGGCACGCTCGAAGGCTACCTGAAGGCGGTCGACGCAAAGACCGGCAAGGAGCTCTACAAGTTCAAGACTCCTTCCGGCATCATCGGCAACGTCACGACCTATGAGAACGGTGGCAAGCAGTACATCGCGGTGCTCTCCGGCGTGGGCGGCTGGGCCGGTATCGGTCTGGCGGCAGGCCTGACCGATCCGACCGCCGGTCTCGGTGCAGTCGGTGGCTATGCGGCACTTGGCAACTACACGGCACTCGGCGGTACGCTGACCGTGTTCTCGCTGCCGAACTAG
- a CDS encoding helix-turn-helix domain-containing protein, which yields MSDTIHTLSTTGLTPKRQIQSWVDGLTSLCGHFDVDPLEASSLEGRIDYTTISRLKLCQIEVSQHRIAHTDARAKANEHPYIKIHFQTYGISYFEQDGRHIELMPGDIIAYDVSCPHSIISPAFTRHDVVIVPKSLLRDRGFPSQRMPACKLSARTGMGRIAHDFVHATFDEAAKLSANSAVGVADSLIDLLLLPLREADTMFDRVGPEAMYVRAQFFIREHLRDPDLCIDQISAELGCSKRYLHMLFSERGTTVSDYIWQARLQNCRQELEAHVGKTITDVAFSWGFSSSSHFSRVFRKYFGVVPSSIHKAQLNAVSSEEH from the coding sequence ATGTCCGACACAATACACACACTCAGCACGACCGGGCTGACGCCGAAAAGGCAGATCCAGAGCTGGGTCGACGGGCTGACCAGTCTGTGCGGCCATTTCGACGTCGATCCGCTGGAAGCATCATCGCTCGAGGGACGGATCGACTACACCACCATATCGCGCCTGAAACTCTGCCAGATCGAGGTTAGCCAGCATCGCATCGCGCACACGGATGCGCGCGCGAAGGCCAATGAGCATCCCTACATCAAGATCCATTTCCAGACCTACGGCATTTCCTATTTCGAGCAGGACGGCCGCCACATCGAGCTGATGCCCGGCGACATCATCGCCTATGACGTGTCCTGTCCGCATTCGATCATCAGCCCCGCCTTCACGCGGCACGATGTGGTGATCGTGCCGAAGTCGCTGCTGCGCGATCGCGGCTTCCCGTCGCAGCGGATGCCCGCCTGCAAGCTGTCGGCGCGCACCGGCATGGGGCGAATCGCCCACGACTTCGTCCACGCCACCTTCGACGAGGCCGCAAAGCTCTCGGCGAACAGCGCGGTCGGCGTCGCAGATTCGCTGATCGACCTCCTGCTGCTGCCGCTGCGCGAGGCCGACACGATGTTCGATCGGGTCGGGCCCGAGGCGATGTATGTGCGCGCCCAATTTTTCATCCGCGAGCACCTGCGTGATCCGGATTTGTGCATCGACCAGATTTCCGCCGAGCTCGGCTGCTCCAAGCGCTATCTGCACATGCTGTTCAGCGAACGCGGCACGACGGTGAGCGACTACATCTGGCAGGCCCGCCTTCAGAACTGCCGTCAGGAGCTCGAGGCCCACGTCGGCAAGACCATCACCGACGTCGCCTTCTCCTGGGGCTTCTCGAGCTCGTCACATTTCAGCCGCGTGTTCCGGAAGTACTTTGGCGTCGTGCCGTCGTCGATCCACAAGGCACAGCTGAACGCCGTTTCCTCTGAAGAGCATTAG
- a CDS encoding transporter substrate-binding domain-containing protein, producing MRLRLGAFGLAAMFAILTTIADAADPLRVCLDEDRPPLSVHHRSKPGTGFDVTLAQAIAQRLDRPLQIQWFESRLDEDSSPQLEANALLSDGRCALVGSYALTRDSLVVPGMKTARLPDFDGATREDRRRRVALGVLAPSQPYIHSPMTVVLGPKARDRKISDIGDLAGLRLVIESGSLGDAILMTFDKGRLIDSITHLVPGRDDLLGALDRGDYDATLLDLARFDAHRAAHPDTAITASGYFYPIAANRGYVGLSSDPALISAVNKALAELMAEGKMAEFGKQAGLTYLPPREPAILGDVWKQIIQR from the coding sequence ATGAGACTTCGGCTTGGAGCGTTCGGCCTTGCCGCGATGTTTGCGATTCTCACAACAATCGCCGATGCGGCCGATCCCTTGCGAGTATGCCTCGACGAGGACCGGCCGCCGCTGTCCGTGCATCACCGCAGCAAGCCCGGCACGGGCTTCGACGTGACGCTGGCGCAGGCGATCGCGCAGCGGCTCGACCGGCCGCTCCAGATCCAGTGGTTCGAAAGCAGGTTGGATGAGGATTCGAGCCCGCAGCTCGAGGCCAACGCGCTGCTGTCGGACGGACGCTGCGCGCTGGTCGGCAGCTACGCGCTGACCCGCGATTCCCTCGTCGTGCCCGGCATGAAGACGGCAAGGCTTCCGGATTTCGACGGCGCCACCCGCGAGGACCGTCGGCGCCGTGTCGCTCTGGGCGTGCTCGCGCCGAGTCAGCCCTACATCCATTCGCCGATGACGGTCGTGCTCGGTCCGAAGGCGCGCGATCGCAAGATCAGCGACATCGGCGACCTCGCAGGTCTCCGCCTCGTGATCGAAAGCGGATCGCTGGGCGACGCCATTCTGATGACCTTCGACAAAGGGCGGCTGATCGACAGCATCACCCATCTCGTCCCCGGCCGCGACGATCTCCTCGGCGCGCTCGACCGCGGCGACTATGATGCGACACTGCTGGACCTCGCCCGCTTCGACGCCCACCGCGCCGCCCATCCCGACACTGCGATCACCGCGTCCGGCTATTTTTATCCGATCGCCGCCAATCGCGGCTACGTCGGGCTCTCCAGCGATCCCGCTTTGATCTCTGCGGTCAACAAGGCGCTTGCCGAACTCATGGCAGAAGGCAAGATGGCCGAGTTTGGCAAGCAGGCCGGGCTCACCTACCTGCCGCCGCGCGAGCCCGCGATCCTCGGCGACGTCTGGAAGCAGATCATCCAGAGGTGA
- a CDS encoding cytochrome c gives MLKETLIRTAATLAAVGGLAVASVAIVRAADEPNGNPVQAQIDHGKATYAEKCSHCHGPGMMNSGTITPDLRAFPDDKTRFVTTVKNGKNNKMPPWGDILSEDEITDLWAYISSRRRP, from the coding sequence GTGCTGAAAGAGACTTTGATCAGGACGGCGGCGACACTCGCCGCCGTCGGGGGGCTGGCTGTTGCGTCGGTGGCGATCGTCCGCGCCGCGGATGAACCGAATGGCAATCCCGTTCAGGCGCAGATCGACCACGGCAAGGCGACCTACGCCGAAAAATGCTCGCATTGCCACGGCCCCGGCATGATGAACTCCGGCACCATCACGCCGGACCTGCGCGCCTTCCCCGACGACAAGACGCGGTTCGTCACCACGGTGAAGAACGGCAAGAACAACAAGATGCCGCCGTGGGGCGACATCCTCAGCGAGGACGAGATCACCGACCTCTGGGCCTACATTTCGAGCCGGAGACGGCCATGA